One part of the Desulfovibrio sp. JC010 genome encodes these proteins:
- the nth gene encoding endonuclease III, with protein MKLKTPDKKTLQRATEIYDRLIKRYPNPEPELDWSNAWELMVATALAAQCTDVRVNKVTPELFRRWPGPAEMNEADLSEVEEVIRSTGLFRNKAKNLKGAADLVMNEFGGEMPRTMKDMIKLPGVARKTANIVLSNAMDVHEGVAVDTHVKRLSFRMGLTESTNPNVIEKDLMPLFKRENWGDANHVLVLYGREICSARSPKCNICELNDICPQNGIEKK; from the coding sequence ATGAAATTGAAAACCCCGGATAAAAAAACTCTGCAAAGAGCAACGGAAATTTATGACCGCTTGATCAAACGGTACCCCAACCCGGAACCGGAACTGGACTGGAGCAACGCATGGGAACTGATGGTTGCCACGGCTCTGGCCGCCCAGTGCACTGATGTGCGGGTCAACAAGGTTACCCCGGAGCTTTTTCGCAGATGGCCCGGTCCGGCGGAAATGAATGAAGCGGACCTTTCCGAAGTTGAAGAGGTCATCCGCTCCACCGGACTTTTCCGCAACAAGGCCAAAAACCTTAAAGGCGCGGCGGATTTGGTCATGAATGAATTCGGCGGTGAAATGCCCCGGACCATGAAAGATATGATCAAGCTGCCCGGTGTAGCCCGCAAGACCGCCAACATTGTACTTTCCAACGCCATGGACGTACACGAAGGGGTGGCCGTGGATACCCATGTGAAACGGCTTTCATTCAGGATGGGTCTGACCGAATCCACCAATCCCAATGTCATTGAAAAAGACCTGATGCCGCTTTTTAAACGCGAAAACTGGGGCGATGCCAACCATGTCCTTGTGCTCTACGGCCGGGAAATATGTTCGGCCCGCAGTCCCAAATGCAACATCTGTGAACTTAACGATATCTGTCCGCAAAACGGAATTGAGAAAAAATAA
- a CDS encoding phosphotransferase family protein, translated as MIEITAAMLEEYLREAYGPGASLVDYGDIGSLDKQGMKKFGYGKPLLVVFKVDGEERETVISVMKGDNYGHQFYWDRAAVLMFQYETSARLERHVKPMGIGYITGGGNMRPLSEPREFFILNEKLQGYDYFHDLDRIRKGDFQKQDEQNSVDLATWLADIHSVKHNDPHLYKRRIRDLIGSSECIMGLVDEAFDHPCDFFSQDRFVNLEKKLIDWRWKLFHYTHRLCAVHGDFHPWNVLMAGPEGFSVLDRSRGEWGEPAGDLCCMATNYILFGLYADGRFSSKFRKMYMSYMETYLESTGDIEVLQVMAPFFVFRGLVIASPVWYPDHPQEVRDALMRFIENVLEDEVFDYVQFERYMR; from the coding sequence ATGATTGAAATCACCGCCGCCATGCTTGAAGAATATCTGAGGGAAGCTTACGGTCCCGGTGCGTCCCTTGTGGATTACGGGGATATCGGATCGCTGGATAAACAGGGCATGAAAAAGTTCGGCTACGGCAAGCCGCTGCTGGTTGTCTTTAAAGTGGACGGTGAGGAGCGCGAGACCGTTATTTCAGTCATGAAAGGGGATAATTACGGGCACCAGTTTTATTGGGACAGGGCGGCTGTGCTCATGTTTCAGTATGAAACTTCTGCCCGGCTGGAGCGACATGTCAAGCCCATGGGCATCGGCTACATTACCGGTGGAGGTAATATGCGTCCCCTTAGTGAACCAAGGGAGTTTTTCATCCTCAATGAAAAGCTGCAGGGCTATGATTACTTTCACGACCTTGACCGTATCCGCAAAGGTGATTTTCAAAAGCAGGACGAGCAGAACAGTGTTGATCTAGCTACATGGCTGGCGGACATTCATTCAGTGAAGCACAATGATCCGCATCTCTATAAACGGCGTATCCGTGATCTGATCGGTTCCAGTGAATGCATCATGGGGCTGGTGGATGAGGCATTTGACCACCCTTGCGACTTTTTTTCTCAGGACCGTTTTGTGAATCTGGAGAAGAAGCTCATCGACTGGCGTTGGAAGCTTTTTCATTACACTCACCGCCTTTGTGCGGTACATGGCGATTTCCATCCCTGGAATGTGCTTATGGCCGGGCCGGAAGGGTTCAGTGTGCTGGACCGCAGCCGGGGGGAGTGGGGCGAACCCGCCGGGGACCTCTGTTGCATGGCGACCAATTATATTTTGTTCGGCCTCTATGCTGACGGCCGTTTTTCCAGCAAATTCCGTAAAATGTATATGAGCTATATGGAAACTTACCTTGAAAGTACCGGGGATATCGAGGTATTGCAGGTCATGGCCCCGTTTTTTGTCTTCCGGGGTTTGGTCATTGCTTCCCCGGTCTGGTATCCGGACCATCCTCAGGAAGTGCGTGATGCATTGATGCGTTTCATTGAAAATGTTCTTGAAGATGAGGTCTTCGATTATGTCCAATTTGAACGGTATATGCGTTAA
- a CDS encoding YdcF family protein, which translates to MKIIRPLLTLIGALTVAGILAAAVLFFYAPTLLHKEDQLEKADAIVVLAGNYYRPIYAAELYNKGYAPRLLISKPVVAPEKKAVKELGISFPFQWEIFEQILQKQGVKSGDYVFFGNANVSTIEEAEELKKALPSGIKSLILVTSRLHTRRAGTIFRETLPPGIKICVVSTPYNPPKTEWWKNYRIAPYVILEVAKTLYYELGGGFRSTEQIEN; encoded by the coding sequence ATGAAAATTATCAGACCGTTATTAACGCTGATTGGAGCACTGACCGTTGCCGGGATACTGGCGGCGGCAGTGCTTTTTTTCTATGCCCCCACCCTGCTCCATAAAGAGGACCAGCTTGAAAAGGCGGATGCCATCGTGGTGCTGGCGGGCAATTACTATCGGCCCATTTACGCTGCGGAATTATATAACAAAGGCTATGCCCCCAGATTACTGATCAGCAAACCTGTGGTGGCCCCGGAAAAAAAGGCAGTCAAGGAATTGGGCATCAGCTTCCCTTTCCAGTGGGAAATATTTGAACAAATTTTGCAAAAACAGGGTGTAAAGTCCGGTGATTACGTTTTTTTCGGCAATGCCAATGTCAGCACAATTGAAGAAGCGGAAGAACTCAAAAAAGCACTTCCGTCCGGTATAAAATCGCTGATTCTGGTGACCTCGCGCCTGCACACACGCCGGGCCGGGACCATATTCCGGGAAACACTTCCGCCCGGCATAAAAATATGCGTAGTTTCAACACCATACAATCCCCCAAAAACAGAATGGTGGAAGAATTACCGCATAGCTCCATATGTAATTCTGGAAGTGGCCAAGACCCTCTATTATGAACTGGGCGGCGGGTTCAGGAGTACGGAGCAGATTGAGAATTAA
- the cutA gene encoding divalent-cation tolerance protein CutA: MSVMLVYITAGDVEEAREIGGELLMRHLAACVNILEKMESMYWWEGKLERSAEAVLIAKTTPELVEKLIETVKSIHSYDCPAIVALEAKQGNEDFFEWIKSHTK; encoded by the coding sequence ATGTCCGTAATGCTGGTTTACATTACCGCAGGTGATGTGGAAGAAGCACGTGAAATAGGCGGCGAGCTGCTCATGCGCCATTTGGCCGCCTGTGTGAATATCTTGGAGAAAATGGAGTCCATGTACTGGTGGGAAGGCAAGCTGGAACGTTCCGCTGAAGCTGTGCTGATTGCCAAGACCACTCCTGAGCTGGTTGAAAAGTTGATTGAGACGGTAAAAAGTATTCATAGCTATGATTGCCCGGCCATTGTGGCTCTTGAGGCAAAGCAGGGCAATGAAGACTTTTTTGAATGGATAAAGAGCCATACCAAGTAG
- a CDS encoding YihY/virulence factor BrkB family protein → MTGGKVGQRISDFFINEIWDWGSSHDRGPLRFLLTMARIGYLVTVGFLKDQCIIRASALTFTTMLSIVPFLAVAFSLMKGMGFQDSNYIHDMLLKVSAGREEVVGKILEYVDNTNVQTLGWIGVATLLFTVLSTVGTVEKAFNIIWKVRHGRTFWRKFTDFFSVIFICPVAVIVATSVSVSIKKQAVLQQFENIYGVTELESFLISLAPLVLIWLAFTFIYAFMPNTRVRITSALAGGVVAGTVWQMAQWAYINWQIGVSKYNAIYGSFAQLPLFLVWLYASWVIVLLGSEISYAVQNVMLYRQQRFMPDAGVEDMQKFSLLALSLMALRFERSEAPYDVEELAGEVGVPVRFISPLMDKFVEGGILVKGADESSEIYIFAVSPKHVTMLQVMGILSGTGKGASTVVENPGMLFVSKMIDDIKTVIRESGCDVSLYQCAENMDKFLKRLPANPVQAEDSVEL, encoded by the coding sequence ATGACCGGCGGAAAAGTAGGACAGCGGATTTCAGACTTTTTTATAAATGAAATCTGGGACTGGGGTTCTTCCCACGACAGAGGACCGCTCAGGTTTCTGCTCACCATGGCCCGTATCGGCTATCTGGTGACAGTGGGATTCCTTAAGGACCAGTGCATCATCCGTGCTTCTGCGCTTACATTCACCACCATGCTTTCCATTGTCCCGTTTCTTGCGGTTGCCTTTTCTTTGATGAAGGGTATGGGCTTTCAGGATTCCAACTATATTCACGACATGCTGCTCAAGGTCTCTGCCGGAAGGGAGGAAGTGGTCGGTAAGATACTTGAGTATGTGGATAACACCAATGTGCAGACTCTGGGCTGGATCGGGGTGGCAACCCTGCTTTTTACCGTTCTTTCCACCGTCGGTACGGTTGAGAAGGCTTTCAACATTATCTGGAAGGTTCGTCATGGCCGAACCTTCTGGCGCAAATTCACAGATTTTTTCTCGGTTATTTTTATCTGCCCGGTGGCGGTGATTGTTGCTACCAGTGTCAGTGTTTCCATTAAGAAGCAGGCTGTGTTGCAGCAGTTTGAAAATATTTACGGAGTTACGGAGCTGGAGAGTTTTCTGATCAGTCTGGCTCCGCTGGTGCTGATCTGGCTTGCGTTCACTTTCATCTATGCTTTCATGCCCAACACCCGGGTGCGCATTACCAGTGCGCTGGCTGGGGGAGTTGTTGCCGGGACAGTCTGGCAGATGGCCCAGTGGGCTTATATCAACTGGCAGATCGGGGTCAGCAAGTATAATGCTATTTACGGCAGTTTTGCGCAGTTGCCGCTCTTTTTGGTCTGGCTTTATGCCAGCTGGGTCATCGTCCTGCTCGGTTCGGAGATAAGTTATGCGGTGCAGAATGTGATGCTTTATCGCCAGCAACGGTTCATGCCCGATGCCGGGGTGGAGGATATGCAGAAATTCTCCCTGCTGGCCCTAAGCCTGATGGCTCTGCGGTTTGAGCGTTCCGAAGCTCCGTACGATGTTGAGGAACTGGCCGGGGAGGTCGGGGTTCCGGTACGTTTTATTTCTCCGCTGATGGATAAGTTTGTGGAGGGCGGTATTCTGGTCAAAGGGGCGGATGAGAGCAGTGAAATTTATATTTTTGCTGTTTCGCCGAAACATGTGACCATGCTGCAGGTCATGGGAATTCTTTCCGGTACCGGCAAGGGAGCCAGTACGGTGGTGGAGAATCCGGGCATGCTTTTTGTCTCCAAAATGATTGATGACATCAAGACGGTTATCCGGGAAAGCGGATGTGATGTTTCCCTGTACCAGTGTGCGGAGAATATGGATAAGTTTTTGAAGAGACTGCCTGCTAATCCGGTGCAAGCTGAAGATAGTGTTGAGTTGTGA
- a CDS encoding DUF89 domain-containing protein, producing the protein MRTHLDCLPCFLKMAIAGIRETCPGREDIHEKVVKHWAAGFADADLNESPPSLAGRLFRETAEYVGDVDIFKAQKEEANARVLELLPEMKAKVLGSADPLLAAMGLSIIGNYMDCAVMGEYDWEDELENLEHGLDREAFAKFLDNVRSHKSLLVLGDNAGEIGLDTILTGLLRDEGINVTYAVRGKNILNDATMVDARVVGMTDLCEVVTSGVDTPGTVLNRCSPEFRTRLDKSPVILSKGQGNFESLWGVKPDVYYAFKVKCPVVADVTGHPVKTSLFCQEK; encoded by the coding sequence ATGAGAACTCATCTGGATTGTCTGCCATGTTTTTTGAAGATGGCCATAGCCGGGATCAGGGAGACCTGCCCCGGACGGGAAGATATACATGAAAAAGTTGTTAAGCACTGGGCTGCCGGGTTTGCTGATGCTGACCTGAACGAATCTCCGCCATCCCTTGCGGGAAGGCTTTTTCGCGAAACAGCCGAATATGTGGGTGATGTTGATATTTTTAAGGCCCAGAAGGAAGAAGCCAATGCGCGGGTTCTGGAATTATTGCCTGAGATGAAAGCCAAGGTTTTAGGCAGTGCGGACCCTCTGCTGGCAGCCATGGGGCTGTCCATCATCGGCAACTATATGGATTGTGCGGTAATGGGCGAATATGACTGGGAGGATGAGCTGGAGAATCTGGAGCATGGACTGGACCGTGAAGCTTTTGCGAAATTTCTTGATAATGTGCGCAGCCATAAGTCCCTGCTTGTTCTCGGAGATAATGCCGGGGAGATTGGGCTGGATACAATTTTAACCGGATTGCTGCGCGATGAAGGCATTAATGTGACTTATGCCGTGCGCGGAAAAAATATCCTTAATGATGCCACCATGGTAGATGCCAGAGTTGTGGGTATGACCGATCTTTGCGAGGTGGTTACTTCCGGGGTTGATACTCCCGGTACCGTGCTCAATCGCTGCAGCCCGGAATTCCGCACCCGGCTGGATAAATCCCCGGTGATACTCAGTAAGGGGCAGGGTAATTTCGAATCTCTCTGGGGCGTAAAACCTGATGTTTATTATGCTTTCAAGGTGAAATGTCCGGTGGTGGCCGATGTTACCGGGCATCCGGTTAAAACGTCTCTTTTTTGTCAGGAAAAATAA
- the tgt gene encoding tRNA guanosine(34) transglycosylase Tgt — translation MSEEKKKPGTFTVHATDGHARRGTLMTAHGEIQTPVYMPVGTQGAVKAVSPRDLKEINSQIILGNTYHLYLRPGDDLIARRGGLHKFANWDKPILTDSGGFQVFSLESIRKITEQGVEFRSYLDGSKHFFSPEKVISIQNNIGSDIMMVLDECVGYGHDRDYTAKSLEMTTRWAKRCRDAYPVGSGDQLMFGIVQGGFHKDLREVSLEQLREIPFEGFAIGGLSVGEPIPDMYDILQHIGPKLPEEKPRYLMGVGTPLDILEGIANGVDMFDCVLPTRNARNGTLYTSLGKVNIKRAQYREDDSPLDPNCDCYTCRTFSKAYLRHLYAAKELLSYQLNSIHNLRFFLKLTEEARDAIENGTFADLRKKYEAVYESPVK, via the coding sequence ATGAGTGAAGAAAAAAAGAAACCCGGAACTTTTACCGTACATGCCACCGACGGCCATGCCCGCCGCGGAACCCTTATGACCGCCCATGGTGAAATCCAGACCCCGGTCTACATGCCTGTGGGAACACAGGGAGCGGTTAAAGCTGTTTCACCGCGTGACCTGAAAGAGATCAACTCCCAGATCATCCTCGGCAACACCTACCACCTCTACCTGCGTCCCGGTGACGACCTCATTGCCCGCCGTGGCGGTCTGCACAAATTTGCCAACTGGGATAAGCCCATCCTCACCGACAGCGGTGGATTTCAGGTCTTCAGCCTTGAATCGATTCGTAAGATCACCGAGCAGGGCGTGGAATTCCGTTCCTACCTGGACGGCTCAAAACATTTCTTTTCTCCGGAAAAAGTCATTTCCATCCAGAACAACATCGGTTCCGATATTATGATGGTACTAGATGAATGCGTGGGCTACGGACATGACCGCGATTACACCGCCAAATCCCTTGAAATGACCACCCGCTGGGCCAAACGCTGTCGCGATGCCTATCCCGTAGGCTCCGGCGACCAGCTCATGTTCGGTATCGTGCAGGGCGGATTCCACAAGGACCTGCGTGAAGTATCACTTGAGCAGCTGCGCGAGATTCCCTTTGAAGGATTCGCCATCGGCGGCCTGAGTGTAGGTGAACCCATCCCGGACATGTACGACATCCTGCAGCACATCGGTCCCAAACTGCCGGAAGAAAAGCCCCGCTACCTCATGGGCGTGGGCACTCCGCTGGATATCCTCGAAGGCATCGCCAACGGTGTAGATATGTTCGACTGCGTACTGCCCACACGAAACGCACGCAACGGCACCCTGTACACCAGCCTCGGCAAGGTCAATATCAAACGCGCCCAGTACCGCGAAGATGACTCCCCGCTGGACCCCAACTGCGACTGCTACACCTGCCGCACCTTCAGCAAAGCCTACCTGCGCCACCTCTACGCGGCCAAGGAACTGCTTTCCTATCAGCTGAACTCAATCCACAACCTGCGCTTCTTCCTCAAACTCACCGAAGAAGCACGGGATGCCATTGAGAATGGTACATTCGCCGATCTCAGGAAAAAGTACGAAGCTGTTTACGAATCCCCGGTTAAATAA
- a CDS encoding carbohydrate kinase family protein codes for MQILVSGSLAYDRIMSFPGSFADHILPDKIHMLNVCFLVDGLDERFGGTAGNIAYALSMLDEKPVILGTAGKDFDGYEKWLDDNKITREGIKRVDDEFTAGAYITTDKSDNQITGFNPGAMKYGCDYDFSGVNPADALAIVSPGNLDDMQNFPKVYREKGVSYIYDPGQNIPAFSGEQLLEMIGGCKILVSNDYELEMIMKSTGKTRDELMEICDSIIVTLGEHGCLVVEKDGETKVPAAKAEVVEDPTGAGDAFRAGLIKGLAMGKNLVEAAHVGAVSAVYCVEKLGTQEHSYTEEEFWARYETNFGSVSR; via the coding sequence ATGCAGATATTGGTTTCCGGTTCTTTGGCCTATGACAGAATTATGAGTTTTCCCGGCAGCTTCGCCGATCATATCCTGCCCGATAAAATCCACATGCTGAATGTGTGCTTTCTGGTGGACGGCCTTGATGAACGTTTCGGAGGTACAGCCGGAAACATCGCTTATGCCCTTTCCATGCTTGATGAAAAGCCTGTTATTCTCGGTACTGCCGGTAAGGATTTTGACGGCTATGAAAAATGGCTGGACGATAACAAGATCACCCGCGAAGGCATCAAGCGCGTTGATGACGAATTCACCGCCGGTGCTTACATCACCACTGACAAGTCTGACAACCAGATTACCGGATTCAACCCCGGTGCCATGAAATACGGTTGCGATTACGATTTTTCAGGCGTGAACCCTGCAGACGCACTGGCTATCGTCTCCCCCGGAAACCTTGACGATATGCAGAATTTCCCCAAGGTTTACCGTGAAAAGGGTGTTTCTTACATCTACGATCCGGGCCAGAACATTCCTGCATTCAGCGGTGAACAGCTGCTGGAAATGATTGGCGGCTGCAAGATTCTTGTTTCCAATGACTACGAGCTGGAAATGATCATGAAGTCCACAGGCAAGACCCGTGACGAGCTTATGGAAATCTGCGATTCCATCATCGTTACCCTCGGCGAACATGGCTGCCTCGTGGTTGAAAAAGACGGCGAAACCAAGGTTCCCGCTGCCAAGGCTGAAGTTGTAGAAGATCCCACCGGAGCAGGCGATGCATTTCGCGCCGGACTGATCAAAGGCCTTGCCATGGGTAAAAATCTGGTTGAAGCCGCTCACGTGGGTGCGGTCAGCGCAGTTTACTGCGTTGAAAAACTGGGCACTCAGGAACACTCCTACACCGAGGAAGAGTTCTGGGCGCGTTACGAAACCAATTTTGGCTCAGTCAGCCGATAA
- a CDS encoding AsmA family protein, translated as MLLRVKKLFWILFILFDLCILAAVVGGVYYLESDEPRLELEKFLSAKLDREVHFHENFKLIFYPWLGVDTGPVTVSAPQGESYPHQLTVHDIDFKVRLLPLLSGELEVDTIIVDSPSLHVDRRKDGSLNLPLLNAADEAGAENDGSRYFDCFSVRGVSVLNATCAYNDRGSGNSFKVSGVNIRTGLLRKDTPLAFDLSAVLDAELFNIKAKTDLKGLIDFSVQEKRFSLSETSLALKLESDELLGAGETVEGIASLDFNLVEGRVDVKGLVLQGAGIRLSGAANCTDIYHDPDFRGRLKSTKFDPKKVFSRFTPIPIPEEYKDILNQASFAMDFHSTLEKTELSNMVLAVDKTVIKGDFSLKDYRSPWLEFDVRADSVIFDPYEKLYDLEKQINGNGTAASESKPQENPLRHMVIADLVRKIPCNGKLAVDHFSYDGIKLDDVALAVSPGPKIVDLSIGKGSYLDGDFILSADLAFDEKRESGVVYLNSRGKISPFSLARLPLDVKGLKFHAGKAAFNLAGLTSNGRTPGDLVRNLRLDSSLEGKGVVADLKFKGLPAELQKLRAELVGLALKFSPLGANVAQNLVGRKIDLQFSGSFLEPDGAFKGAFNGGLLCSRNDPANVEIKDAKFDFSIGGKGVPVIKKEVSLSVAGGGAVKSGKLMLDNFALKSGDINLHGNIYALRLGTETATAKGELKLPKTGCSGFFELFGVEKPETNDPDAFDTVELDSSFQLNGENLTLRVNKCSLDNAAAEATFQVSDFKNPFLNFVIKADNVDVDHFLPPSMQKLSKDSDESSSGKEGELDKVQKFKLPEWQFPDELIGAINATGKVECNYFRIFDFGASKVSADVDMQDAVIDIHNMKANFHEGNLAGKLDLGLKNGTVSLGTDIEVRGFQAGLFFVDYVGRDYVKGKTDASLKINGRSTANIDFVDTLTGGLAFKIVDGSYLFAATAEKDVKEQKAPSPTGFSIMKGAINGKDGRFQVADYLLKTNYLTATASGGFSFPDDSINLRVNADIIKLPNLYLKLVNAFLDAMTGVNVTVTGRLSNPKVEVKGLERWGDVLNDVLGLPEQSFMFFRKLIF; from the coding sequence GTGCTTCTGCGGGTAAAAAAACTTTTCTGGATTCTGTTTATCCTTTTCGATCTCTGCATTCTGGCGGCGGTTGTTGGGGGAGTGTATTATCTGGAATCAGATGAGCCGCGTCTTGAACTGGAGAAATTTCTCAGTGCCAAGCTGGACCGGGAAGTTCATTTTCATGAAAATTTCAAGCTGATTTTTTACCCCTGGCTGGGCGTGGATACCGGCCCGGTTACTGTTTCCGCTCCGCAGGGAGAGTCTTATCCCCATCAGCTGACCGTGCATGATATTGATTTCAAGGTCCGGCTCCTGCCTCTTTTAAGCGGCGAGTTGGAAGTGGATACCATTATTGTGGATTCCCCTTCACTGCATGTGGACCGACGCAAGGACGGTTCGCTTAATCTGCCTCTGCTCAATGCTGCTGACGAGGCCGGGGCCGAAAATGACGGGAGTCGGTATTTCGATTGCTTCAGCGTGCGCGGGGTCAGTGTTCTCAATGCCACCTGTGCCTACAATGATCGGGGCAGCGGTAATTCCTTCAAGGTTTCCGGGGTTAATATTCGTACCGGGCTGTTGCGCAAGGATACTCCGCTGGCCTTTGATCTCAGTGCCGTGCTCGATGCCGAGCTGTTCAACATCAAGGCTAAAACGGACCTTAAGGGGCTGATTGATTTTTCCGTGCAGGAAAAACGGTTTTCACTTTCCGAGACTTCCCTCGCACTTAAACTTGAAAGTGATGAACTGCTTGGTGCCGGGGAAACCGTGGAAGGCATAGCTTCACTTGATTTCAACCTCGTTGAGGGACGGGTGGATGTAAAGGGATTGGTTCTTCAGGGGGCGGGAATCCGTTTGTCCGGCGCGGCCAATTGTACTGATATTTATCATGACCCGGATTTCAGGGGCAGGTTGAAATCAACGAAGTTTGATCCCAAAAAAGTTTTTTCCAGATTCACCCCCATTCCTATTCCGGAAGAGTACAAGGATATCCTGAATCAGGCTTCCTTTGCGATGGATTTCCATTCCACCCTTGAAAAGACTGAACTTTCCAACATGGTTCTGGCGGTTGATAAAACCGTAATCAAAGGTGATTTTTCGCTCAAAGATTACCGCAGCCCGTGGTTGGAATTTGACGTGCGGGCGGATTCTGTCATCTTTGATCCCTACGAGAAGCTCTATGATCTTGAAAAGCAGATCAATGGAAACGGTACTGCTGCAAGCGAAAGCAAACCGCAGGAAAACCCTCTGCGACATATGGTCATTGCTGATCTGGTGCGCAAAATCCCCTGCAACGGCAAGCTGGCCGTGGATCATTTTTCCTATGACGGCATAAAGCTTGATGATGTGGCCCTTGCTGTTTCACCGGGACCGAAAATCGTGGACCTCAGTATCGGCAAGGGGTCGTATCTGGATGGGGATTTTATTCTTTCCGCAGATCTGGCCTTTGATGAAAAACGCGAATCAGGAGTCGTATACCTGAATAGCCGGGGCAAGATTTCTCCTTTTTCGCTGGCCCGGCTGCCTCTCGATGTAAAGGGTTTGAAATTTCATGCCGGGAAGGCCGCTTTCAATCTTGCCGGGCTGACTTCAAACGGACGTACCCCGGGAGATCTGGTCCGTAATCTCAGGCTTGATTCCAGCCTTGAAGGTAAAGGCGTAGTGGCGGACCTGAAGTTCAAGGGGCTGCCTGCTGAATTACAGAAGCTGCGTGCGGAGCTGGTCGGTCTTGCTTTGAAGTTTTCTCCTTTGGGCGCGAATGTTGCGCAAAATCTGGTGGGCCGCAAAATCGACCTGCAGTTTTCCGGCTCTTTTCTTGAACCGGACGGAGCCTTTAAGGGAGCTTTCAACGGCGGGTTGCTGTGCAGCAGAAATGATCCGGCAAATGTTGAGATCAAGGATGCGAAGTTTGATTTTTCCATCGGCGGCAAAGGTGTTCCGGTCATTAAAAAAGAAGTTTCCTTGAGCGTTGCAGGTGGCGGGGCAGTGAAGTCCGGCAAGTTGATGCTGGATAATTTTGCTTTAAAAAGCGGCGATATAAATCTGCACGGCAACATCTATGCTCTACGGCTGGGCACTGAAACAGCTACCGCAAAAGGCGAGCTCAAGCTGCCCAAAACCGGGTGTTCCGGTTTTTTTGAACTCTTCGGGGTGGAAAAACCTGAAACCAATGATCCTGATGCCTTTGATACGGTTGAGCTGGACAGTTCCTTCCAGCTCAATGGTGAGAACCTGACTCTTCGGGTGAACAAATGCAGCCTTGATAATGCCGCGGCAGAGGCCACTTTTCAGGTTTCGGATTTTAAAAATCCGTTCCTGAACTTCGTCATCAAGGCTGATAATGTGGACGTGGACCACTTTCTCCCGCCGAGCATGCAAAAGCTCAGCAAGGACAGCGATGAGAGCAGTTCCGGCAAAGAAGGCGAATTGGATAAGGTTCAGAAATTCAAGCTGCCGGAATGGCAGTTCCCGGATGAATTGATCGGCGCGATAAATGCCACCGGAAAGGTGGAGTGTAATTATTTTCGTATTTTTGATTTCGGGGCCAGCAAGGTCAGCGCGGATGTGGATATGCAGGATGCTGTCATCGATATCCACAATATGAAAGCGAATTTTCATGAAGGCAATCTGGCCGGAAAACTTGATCTGGGGCTTAAGAACGGAACGGTTTCCCTTGGTACGGATATAGAGGTCCGGGGATTTCAGGCCGGGTTGTTTTTTGTGGATTACGTGGGCCGTGATTACGTGAAGGGTAAAACCGACGCCTCCCTGAAGATCAATGGCCGTTCCACTGCCAATATTGATTTTGTGGATACCCTGACCGGAGGACTGGCCTTCAAGATTGTTGACGGCTCCTATCTTTTTGCCGCTACTGCTGAAAAAGACGTCAAGGAGCAGAAAGCACCCAGTCCGACCGGATTTTCAATTATGAAGGGTGCGATTAACGGTAAGGACGGGAGATTCCAGGTCGCTGACTATCTGCTCAAAACCAACTACCTGACCGCCACAGCCTCAGGCGGGTTCAGTTTCCCGGATGATTCAATCAACCTGCGGGTAAATGCTGATATCATTAAGCTTCCCAACCTTTACCTTAAGCTGGTCAATGCTTTTCTTGATGCCATGACCGGGGTCAACGTGACTGTGACCGGAAGGCTGAGCAACCCCAAGGTCGAAGTGAAAGGGCTGGAGCGTTGGGGCGATGTCCTGAATGATGTGCTCGGTCTGCCGGAGCAGTCTTTTATGTTTTTCAGGAAGCTGATATTCTGA